Proteins from a genomic interval of Triticum urartu cultivar G1812 unplaced genomic scaffold, Tu2.1 TuUngrouped_contig_10550, whole genome shotgun sequence:
- the LOC125526587 gene encoding uncharacterized protein LOC125526587 — MFPPAGGVGAGAGAGAWQLQQGTGVRAVAAADVVLGLATAAFALYAVALNPADSLPQTDTALRSANCGATPQQELGMRFEGLVVLLTAAAQAATAGAAWVIATAFGRGMARLLAIFAHALGGFNAYALYYVVRGVAAVTLGLCMGNADRVILVLYHAIFLVTQAVLLVVGFVAVLCGV, encoded by the exons ATGTTTCCTCCTGCTGGTGGTGTTGGTGCTGGAGCTGGAGCTGGCGCGTGGCAGCTGCAGCAAGGGACGGGCGTgcgcgcggtggcggcggcggacgtcGTCCTCGGCCTGGCCACGGCCGCCTTCGCGCTCTACGCCGTCGCCCTCAACCCGGCAGATTCCCTGCCGCAG ACTGATACCGCGCTGAGGTCCGCGAACTGCGGCGCCACGCCGCAGCAGGAGCTGGGCATGCGCTTCGAGGGGCTGGTCGTGCTCCTCACCGCGGCGGCGCAGGCGGCCACGGCCGGGGCGGCCTGGGTGATCGCGACGGCGTTCGGCCGCGGGATGGCCCGGCTCCTCGCTATCTTCGCGCACGCTCTCGGTGGCTTCAACGCCTACGCCCTCTACTACGTCGTCCGCGGGGTGGCCGCCGTCACCTTGGGCCTCTGCATGGGCAACGCCGACCGCGTCATACTCGTCCTCTACCACGCCATCTTCCTCGTGACCCAGGCCGTGCTGCTCGTTGTCGGCTTCGTCGCCGTCCTCTGCGGAGTGTGA